The genomic window ATGTGGATGCCACATTACATCTTCTAAAGTGTCTGCTAAGAAATCTGAAGTTTCTGAACTTAGGTGGTTTAAGCTACCTGGATGCCTAGAACTTTTTCAGTCCAGGACATGTTGGAGAGTTGGCAAATGTTCATAAACAATCAGAAGTGACCAAAGCTGCAAACTGGATCAGTTGGGACCTAGAGTTGAGACATAGTCATGTTGCTTTTCTCTTACTACTGCATGCATAGAACGGAAATCTACTTCGGTTCCCCGGGTGAGATATGGTCACTTTGTCAAAAACAGTACCACAAGACATCATTGGCAACAACACGAATATGGAACTAGCTTACACGGATAATTGGAAATTATTTGGTATACAGTCTTCAATGAACAAGGATTTTTATATTAAGACCATTGTGTCTGGTTGATGCACTTGTTGTAATCCGAAAGATTATAGTGGCATGTTCGGATCGCACAAAAGCATGAGACTTCACCAATTACTGACATAATTTTAGGACCAATCAACCACTTTATGtccaattttgaaaacattgaGAAGTTTCAAACTAAAAAGATTGTACCCACTTATGCTACATATACCAAAAGAAAGTCAAAAGACTTTTGGCTAGCTAAGTCTTCATGGCAACAAATAAATTTCAGTCTCATCACAAACCCATACACGCGTTTCTGCAAGAGGAGAAAACGGAAAGTGAAGGTACAGTGAAATGCTTTGGGAGACCATCTTGGAACATGATTACCAAGACAAACTATGTTGCCAATTAATCACGATTTCCTACAAAACCCATAATCTTCCAAGCCAATCCAATGAAGCAGAAGAGACAATGATAAAATTACAATTCCTGGGTGCAATCTCCAGTAGAAAAGCCACGATCTTGAAACCATAACTAAGGAGGATAATAAAGGGAAAGATGATTTACCGCCATTGCAGCGTTCTGGTACTGCTTGAAGAGAGACACAGAAGGCATCTTCAAGGACAAGCTATGCTCGAAATTCTCATTTGGCAACCGTCGGTTCGCTTCCATATCGAGGTTTCTCATCACCGGATACATCTCTTGCACGCCATACCTCTCCGGCACCACTGATGACGACGAATAACCCTGCGATCGCCCTGGATTCCTGTGAATGGCAACAATCTGCTTCCCGCAATCAAATCGGTCTCCTCCACCCGCCATCCTCATCATCTTCCGCGGCCGGCTCGCCCACGGCTCCTCCAAGACTTCACCGTCCGCAGAAGGACTGCCGCCATCCTCCTCCACCGTGTAAGCCGGTCTAGGGTTTTTGCATATTCGTGTGGTAGGGGAAATGGGGGAGACAGAGGGCATCGAAGCATGGTTGTGCTTCAGAGAACTAGGACGGCGGGCATGTGAATTAGAGGCCGAGTGGGCAGCGGCGGCGGAGTCGATAACTGCCCACAACTCCGCGTCGTCAAGATCTGTATCGTCCACGGATAGGTACACTGATGACATTGGTTGCCGGAGCTCGGATCGGTAGCCGGAACGATGACGACGACGGGCTTCGTAGCGAGTCGGAGTCAGGTCCGTTTCTGCTGCCGTAGATCCAAGATGGGttctgatttgaatttgaacaaaGGATGGGCGGGAAAATGGGGCAGCATATAAAGCAACCAATGGATCGGCTGGATCCTAATCCAATTCCAAGACATTTGTATTTATATTATTTGTTGTTAATAACAGGCTGTGCTACTTATATagaaatattatctcatctaaCATTAGTGAAAGAACAAATTGACTCTTGATCAAACAGATTGACTTATATATTTTGCAACTTAATTTTTCAGAATCTAATCTTCTTGAAATCCACAAGATAGGGGACCGTTTATATTTGGCTCCACTAATGTTCTAAAAAAGAGAAATGTTTTATCCTACCATCCAGAATGAGAGATGAAATACGACGAcgcccacaagaatcaaactacaACTAGGAAGCTTAGTTGATGCTAATCCGACCTACCAGCTATATTATGCCCCTCGGTCCGAGACAGTCTCACCACCCATTCAAACAAAAGATGTCGCTACCATCCAAAGTGAACTCCAATTGTGTTTGATTGGGTGTCCCAAAATAATGTGCATTTGGAAGAATTCACCTCAGAAATAATACATCTTGTGATTCAAACACGCTATTAGTGTTGCAAACACCCAATGTCGCTTTCGACTCCTGCCAGGCCGCGCATCATTACTTCAGTTTTTCTGCATCAAAATGGATCGGGTCTCATCACCAAAACATCAAATCTATCTATAGTGAACCGATTCGATTCGATGGCCGAATAATTGGTGTGAGCtgtcagtttttttaattaatttttaaataattaaaaaaatttataagcGATTTATTCAGCAAACAACAGTCTGGCTGCCGATTCACTCCAAAAGCCCATTTTTATGTCATTGCTGACGGAAGGGGAGGTGAAATAAAGGGGTGCCAGTAAATAATGGCAGCCATTCACATGCTATAAGCAACACacaggggaaaaaaaaatgacacccACAGCTGTTGAAGATGGAGCTCAATTAATGACTtacccctctccctctctctctaacaaGAAGAATTAAATCAATGTTTGAATTACTCTTGATAAAAATAACACTGAATTGGATCGATCAGGCTGCTCATTCAATGCATCATCTGATCCGATGGTTGAGTTCTATCTGTTATGGGGTTGAGACAAAGCTTATTATATATacttcaaagaaatgaaaagaaaattaaaaaaggtagactaaagaataataaaaagtaaaactttCGAATCTGTCACTAAATCAAATTGCTTTGCTTCAAGTGTTGAATCAAAAGGACGAAGCTTCAAATAATATTTTCCCCAGTTTTAGAAGAAATGATTGTTCTAGCTGGCAAGAATCAAGAGCAACGTGTCTCATCTAACTTTGGGCGATCGTTAATTCCGAGGCGATCAAGTCAAACGAACTATCATCGCCTTccaaattatttatttcataacAGATCTGAAATCCCCGTCCCCACTCCCCCTCAACTGGCCACTCTTGTGTTTGGTGACTGATAAAAACGATGAACATCGTTAACGCATCCATCGCCAAACATGAATGCTAGTAAGTGCCAAACTTTTCTCCGTTTACGATTTGACACATTAAGTACTTACTTTGAGATCAACGATTCAGTGTGTCTCAAAGCACTCAGATTTCTGCTCTTATAAAATATTGAGTCCTCCCATTCAGATTTCTCCTGTGTGTCATGAGCCAGCCCATTCATGTATggcaaaattctaaaatatacACTTGTAAGCATTTTATTTAAAGATTCAAACATGTGAATTAGTGAAGAAGAAGTCCATCTGAGACAAAATGTctgaacctctctctctctctctttcccctcaTTTTTAGGGAATTTGGTAAGACATCTTCCACCTTTCAATTTACCCACCATCAATGAAGATCTGAGTCGAACTGAGAAATGGAAGATAGAAGTGAGGAGAGGCTCAAGGGAGCAGCGGTAAAATCCGCCTTGTTTCATCTTGCAATATAAAAAGACTATTATATCAGCGTAGACTGACTCCGCCACTAGGAGAGAGCAATAtggtgaagaaagagagagaggttgagaATTTTCTTATTCAATTCTTGGAAGGGGTCGAAGCCCAACACGTACAAACGGGTTGTTGGTAGGTCTACTGCTCTCCCCCCAACCAGACTTCCGTAATAACTCGCTCGCCTATTTATGCTTCTCCTTTATTGCAAGTGATCACTCGATTCGTCTAATTTGTAAGGCGGGAAGGGGTTTGGGGTCTCTCGATCTATCTCTCTTGGGTGAGTGCTTTGCGATCTTCTTAGACTAGATTCTTGGCTGATCTGTGAAGATGAAGGTGAGCGTGGTGTCCAGAAGTGggagagaaatcatcaagggTGGAGTCGAGCTATTAGAATCGGTAtgatctctctctgtctctctccccaGCACGCGCACGCGATTATGGGCATCTCACTAACTTGTTAGATTTGCTTTTTGTTATCTATAGGCAACGGTTGATGATCTGAAAGCTGCAATTCATCACCGAAGTGAGTTCAAgatttgtctttcttttctttgttatgagtctcccttttttccattttgtcttCTCTTCGTTGGAACGTTAACGCTCTTTTTACCTTCGAGATGATTTGCAATTGAATCTCTGTATGGTCCTGATGATCTTCTTCATTGGTTGGTTGAACCGTGTGATTTTGAGGAGAACCATGCTCCGGATTTAGTGACTGTATGCTCTTATATCGATGTTGGAGTTGCTTGCTTGGTAGATCCTAGAGTCTCTCTCGTCCAAGTTTGGTTTCGACGGACGTTGTGCGTGGATCAATGTGGTTGggtttttcttctctctgtaATTAGGTTTCCTAGGATTGAAACGGTACAGTTATCCTTCTCTTCTGGTTTATGGGTGGCCTTTTTCTGGCTTGGTCTGACAGCCTCCGACTGTCTGGCCGGCAGTCATGGTTCGATTTCCATGGGCTTCTCTCCTTGCAGAAGCCGAAGTTGCATGTGTATAAATTGGGTT from Nymphaea colorata isolate Beijing-Zhang1983 chromosome 6, ASM883128v2, whole genome shotgun sequence includes these protein-coding regions:
- the LOC116256416 gene encoding uncharacterized protein LOC116256416 isoform X2, which gives rise to MSSVYLSVDDTDLDDAELWAVIDSAAAAHSASNSHARRPSSLKHNHASMPSVSPISPTTRICKNPRPAYTVEEDGGSPSADGEVLEEPWASRPRKMMRMAGGGDRFDCGKQIVAIHRNPGRSQGYSSSSVVPERYGVQEMYPVMRNLDMEANRRLPNENFEHSLSLKMPSVSLFKQYQNAAMAILEKGDYTMIAGHPFIKKTGVGGSQMDGAHANVERKNSRNQIMISQARRKPELRIKHAKTCLELESTGLELPLLNAKISVSS
- the LOC116256416 gene encoding uncharacterized protein LOC116256416 isoform X1 yields the protein MSSVYLSVDDTDLDDAELWAVIDSAAAAHSASNSHARRPSSLKHNHASMPSVSPISPTTRICKNPRPAYTVEEDGGSPSADGEVLEEPWASRPRKMMRMAGGGDRFDCGKQIVAIHRNPGRSQGYSSSSVVPERYGVQEMYPVMRNLDMEANRRLPNENFEHSLSLKMPSVSLFKQYQNAAMAILEKGDYTMIAGHPFIKKTGWRKISFFFNLSFEIKDKKIDIDQNRNVQRAEFIVRAFMQGGRFSDGWGSCERGEKKFTKPNHDIPSTAETRAKNKACQDLLGIGEYRPGAATSER